In Bradyrhizobium sp. 170, the DNA window CCGTTGTTTCCAGCGCCCGGTAGAAGGCATCTCCGTCAAAGCCTTTGGTATCGTTAGCGTTTCTTGCGTTCTCAGAAATTGCCATTTAGCAATTGACTTTCTATTTCGGGTCCTCTATCTATTGCTTGATAGCAATTTGACTTCGGAATCGCAAGGGGAAAGCGTATGACTACCGAACGCACGGATATCCTTGAGGCGGAAGGCCTCCGACACGACCACTTGGTCACTGTGAAAGTGAATGAGCGCCCGCTAAAGCTGCTGGGCCCGCGTGAAACTGGCGAGCAGATCAAGATCGCTGCGATCGAGCAGGACGTTGAGATCGGCAAGGACTACCTGCTGGACGAAGTCCTCCCCGATGGTACCCATCGTCACATCGAAGATCATGAGCCGGTAGAGCTTCGCGATCAAATGGTGTTCGTGGCGCACAAGCCTGAACACATCGTCATCATCACTGTCAACGAACAGCCGGTGAACCTCAAAGGCCACTCCGCCACCGGCACAGAGATCAAAGCCGCCGCCATTGCTCAAGGTGTAGCGATCCAGCCCAATTTCGTGCTGCAGGAAGAGCTGCCTAATGGCACCAGCCGTATCGTCGGCGACAATGACGTCGTTCATCTGCGCGAACATCTTCGGTTCACGGCGATCGCGCCAGACGACAACTCCTAGGCAGAAATTGCCATGAAAGTGGAAGTTTCTGCCGCCATCGAAGATTTGAAGAAGCAATTCCCCTCTGCCTCCGTCAACACGCGGGACGATGGGCAGGGCGGCGTCTATCTTACGGTCGAACCGGTCGCGCTTAGCGACCGGTTCGTTCCGAACAAGACCTGGGTGGGCTTCCACATCACCGCGCAATATCCCTATGCCGATATCTATCCCATGTTCATCGGTGGGGAGGTCCGGCGCGCCGACGGTCAGGGCTTTACGCCGCCGGTCACTGCAGGACATGCGTTTGAAGGAAGGCCGGCTCTGCAAATTTCCCGCCGCAACAGCACGGCCCAGAACGGTAAGCAAAAAGTTTGTGCCAAGGTTCTCAAGGTTCTGGATTTTTTGGAAAGATCGTCGTGATGTCCAAGTGCAGGCTCCGCATTGCCCGTTCGGACTACGAGTTACTCTGGCATCATCTCTATCAGGAGGATTGTGATGAGCACGGAGCCATCTTACTCGCGGGGCTGTCCGAACTAGGCACGATTCCACTCCTCACTGTTCGGGAAGTGCATCTGGCTAAGGACGGAATCGACTATGTAGCAGGCAAAATTGGTCACCGCGCCCTAACGCCGCAATTCATTCATCGGCTGGTTACACGCGCTCGCGACGAGCGGCTCGTCTATTTGGCCGTTCACAATCACGGTAGCGATCGGCAAGTCGGATTCAGCGATATCGATATCCGGTCTCATGAGCGCGGCTATCCCGCTCTGTTGCAAATCGCCAAAGGCATGCCGGTTGGTGCTCTGGTATTGGGGCGGCGGGCCATGCAGGCAGATCTCTGGATGCCAGATGGCAGCCGTTGCGAACTCGATCAGGCGAGCGTAATTGGCATGAAGATTGAGCGTCTTGCCCCTCAACTATCGAGAAATCTGAGCTCGATGGACGACCAATATGACCGCCAGATTCGTATGTTCGGTCGAGTGGGCCAGCAAACCTTATCGCGCGCCCATGTTGCGGTGATCGGGCTAGGCGGGATCGGTAGTCTGGTTGTGGAGTATCTGGCCCGATTGGGTGTCGGCCACTTCACGCTCGTTGATGACGACGCGGTTGAGGCGTCCAATCTTGCACGACTTATCGGAGCATCGCAGTCCGACGTTGAAAATCGCACGCCCAAAGTTCAGTTGGCACGGCGCCTCATCCAGCAGGCCAATCCATCCGCGCACATCGAGCACTTCAATGCGGATGTGGCTAAAGCTTCAGTGGCGGACCGGCTCAAAGGCTGCGATTACATCTTTCTTGCGGCGGACTCAATGCGGGCACGCTTAGTAGTGAACGCGATGGTTCATCAATATCTTATTCCAGCCGTTCAGCTGGGCTCGAAAATCCGCGCTGATGAGCAGGGGCGGGTGATCGATGCGTTCAGTGCCATTCGGCCCATTCGTCCAGGTGCGGGTTGCCTTTGGTGCAATCAGCTGATCGATCCTAATCTCTTGGCCAAAGAGGCCAAGACTGATGCGGAGCGAAAGGCGCAGGCTTATGGCGTTGAGGAGCCGAACCCCAGCGTTATCACTCTCAACGCGGTCTCCGCGGGGCACGCCGTGAATGATTTTCTGATGGATTATCTCAGTCTACGCGCTGATCGCTCCTTGCATTACCAGCACATCAATGCCCTGACCGGGAAGCTGCACTTAGTCGAACCGCGAAAGGACGCTGATTGTCCAGAATGCTCGAAAGGTGGAATGCGATTCGCTCGAGGTGATGCCGTGGATTTGCCATGTACAGAAGGCTAGCAACCACCTCATGATATTGATCCCGCGCAGTCGCAAAAAGATCTAGATTGAAGCCAAGATGCAACCGATGCAGATGGACATCGGAGCAGCGTGATATGGCGCGAGGTCCCTAGTTGCCGCACAAGGCGAAAGATACGTCGGACGGTGCTTCTGCGCGACGAAGCTTTCTTATCGGCGTACCGGCGGAAGTACCCGGGCTGCATCGCTCGCGAACTTCGATCTGATCAATAATGGAAGGCCTTCACCTCACGGTGGGCCCTCGCACATGAGCTCCAGCCAGACGCATTGTTTCGAAGGTCGACATCAGGCGCAACATCGCTTTGGGAGCCCTAACCAGCGTTTCAGCTGGTTCGTGTCGACGGTGAGTTTACTGGGACAGCGGCATCTTCTCCAACGCGCCTACGGAATGGTATTGAGCGACACCCGACGCGAGCTCCCTGATCTTCTCGGTTCACTTCTGCAATCGAACAGCGTGACCTCGGTATCGCTATAGCGAAGTTCGTCTTGTTGCGATCACGCGGGTCGGTCGTTGGTCTTAGAGCCCGAGCACCATTGTCCGCACGACTGGTATCGCCTCACACACATCGGCTCGGGAGTCTCCGTCCTTGTACTCGCGCGCGGATCGCTGATGGCTTCCGCTGTTCTATGCAGCCACTCCTTCTCGGGGTCCTGGCGCCGCTGTCTTGACGCACAGGGAGGAAAAGCCGTTGCGCGGGAGCACGCCCCGCTGGTTCCGGATTGAGGAAGATCAAGCAGAAATTTGGACTGTCGTTGCTGTCTGAAGCGGGGCGTTTAGGCGTTCCATTTGCGTAAGCTACCTTCCTCAGTGACATCTTACCAGTTCACCAAGCTCTTCGTGTGCGACTTAGCAGCTCCATCATTGCAAGAGCGGCGGCCGGCAGAGGAGGCCAGATACGCGCCAGTTTGACGCAACGTGATGTGACACGGAGTCTCTCAAGATGAGAAAATCGTTCCTCGTATTCTTCTGCACAAATCCTTCTGAAAATGGGCCAAGTCGAAGAGTTTATCTTCTCGTCCTCATGGGCTGGATCGACTTCACAGATGCTTGAACTCCACTTGCACGACACAAATTTGAAATGAACCATTGCTGCTGGTAGTTGTGCTATAAGGCCTCTGGCAAGAAGCATCGTAAGGTTGAATATGAAACAGCTTCGAAACCGCTGGGCTGCAATATAGTTCACTTCAGCTGTGGAATGAACAGTTGAAGGCCCTGCCGATGAGCCGCACGACATGAGATGCGACATGCTCATATATCTTTGCCACTCCACTGGATCCGATGCGATCGAGCAGGCCGTGAGCTGTCGAGATCTAAGGGGGCGGTACTCGCATCATTGGTTTTTAGGGTCTGTAGCACGGGAGCTCCCACGAAACTCTAAGTATCACATGAGTGCCAGAGCGGACAGCGCGGACCGCCAAATGACCGAGGAGTAGCGATCTGTGGTCGTCTTGTACCTTGAACTGAGATGCAATCCACTCGAACGGAGAAATCAAGCATGAATGCCGTTGCCCCTAGTTTCATTCAGGATGAGAATTTTCATGCGGTAACTGCACGCCTGCTATCGGAGCAGTATCCCCTTGACGGTGGACCACGTAACAATCCCAAAGCGAGCCGCAATCCCTTCGATTACGTGGAGTACGGTCTCGGCATTGCGCCGGAGCAAGGCGAACTGATATATCTGCTCTGTCGGTGGCTGGGCACAAAGCGCGTTGCGGAATTTGCGACGTCTACCGGGATGTCAACGCTCTATCTCGCCGCCGCAATGCGTGACAATGGCGGTGGGATCGTGATTGGATCGGAACTCGTCTCCGCGAAGGCAGCAGCAGCGCGTCGCAATCTGCGCCATGTAGGTCTTTCGGATTACGCCGAGATTAGGGAAGGGGACGCCCGGAGAACTCTGCGTGATCTCGGTGGACCCGTAGATTTTGTTCTGATGGATGGCTGGTTTGTGAATGAGGGTCCCTCTTTGGCCCGACAAGTTATAGAGATTGTCGCACCGCAAGTGCGGATTGGGGGCTATGTGATGAACGAGAACGCTGAGCCCGATTTTCTCGAGTTT includes these proteins:
- a CDS encoding class I SAM-dependent methyltransferase encodes the protein MNAVAPSFIQDENFHAVTARLLSEQYPLDGGPRNNPKASRNPFDYVEYGLGIAPEQGELIYLLCRWLGTKRVAEFATSTGMSTLYLAAAMRDNGGGIVIGSELVSAKAAAARRNLRHVGLSDYAEIREGDARRTLRDLGGPVDFVLMDGWFVNEGPSLARQVIEIVAPQVRIGGYVMNENAEPDFLEFVRDPANGFLRLTLPIKVGAELCVRVA
- a CDS encoding ThiF family adenylyltransferase, giving the protein MSKCRLRIARSDYELLWHHLYQEDCDEHGAILLAGLSELGTIPLLTVREVHLAKDGIDYVAGKIGHRALTPQFIHRLVTRARDERLVYLAVHNHGSDRQVGFSDIDIRSHERGYPALLQIAKGMPVGALVLGRRAMQADLWMPDGSRCELDQASVIGMKIERLAPQLSRNLSSMDDQYDRQIRMFGRVGQQTLSRAHVAVIGLGGIGSLVVEYLARLGVGHFTLVDDDAVEASNLARLIGASQSDVENRTPKVQLARRLIQQANPSAHIEHFNADVAKASVADRLKGCDYIFLAADSMRARLVVNAMVHQYLIPAVQLGSKIRADEQGRVIDAFSAIRPIRPGAGCLWCNQLIDPNLLAKEAKTDAERKAQAYGVEEPNPSVITLNAVSAGHAVNDFLMDYLSLRADRSLHYQHINALTGKLHLVEPRKDADCPECSKGGMRFARGDAVDLPCTEG
- a CDS encoding multiubiquitin domain-containing protein, which gives rise to MTTERTDILEAEGLRHDHLVTVKVNERPLKLLGPRETGEQIKIAAIEQDVEIGKDYLLDEVLPDGTHRHIEDHEPVELRDQMVFVAHKPEHIVIITVNEQPVNLKGHSATGTEIKAAAIAQGVAIQPNFVLQEELPNGTSRIVGDNDVVHLREHLRFTAIAPDDNS